The proteins below come from a single Necator americanus strain Aroian chromosome V, whole genome shotgun sequence genomic window:
- a CDS encoding hypothetical protein (NECATOR_CHRV.G19266.T3) has product MEYQFVRLLDDMNQRTTAAVRTPAGCTTPFEVVTGVRQVVVAGPFLFNFTIDDIMRRTYADDVVIFAESRTKLQHVVNLVSKPAAAYRLRLCADKCKQMWFSSRLRTGIRVGAQPIELVDEFCYLGHFCNQVLNEMPVVDPHHQRSQDASLPIRNSPHHDVGSETWAAPSTVMEKLDCTERKLLRRPTTLATFGLRKPADPLVQGILRGLSGSSWKKPPGRKQKFWSGVVKEDLRTLGVDRQFRRDVRFRGIWNSDDWIDSVQALAEDREGWAELCSRTTHLGEDAGNRVRQ; this is encoded by the exons ATGGAGTACCAGTTCGTTCGcctgcttgatgacatgaatcagcGAACAAcagctgcagttcgaacaccagccggatgtacaacaccgtttgaggtggtaactggagtaagacaagtggtagtggcaggacccttcttgttcaatttcaccatcgacgacattatgcgaagaaca tacgctgacgatgttgttatattcgcggaaagcagaacgaaacttcaacatgttgtcaaccttgtatcgaagccgGCTGCAGCCTATAGACTACGTCTATGCGCTGATAAATGTAAGCAGATGTGGTTCTCTTCGAGActtcgaacgggaatcagggtgggcgcacaaccgatagaactcgtcgatgagttctgttatctgG gccatttctgcaatcaagtccttaacgaaatgcctgtggtcgacccccatcaccaacgaagtcaagatgcgagtctacctatccgcaattcgccccatcatgatgtcggatcggagacttgggcagcaccatctacggtgatggagaagcttgattgcacggaacgaaagctacTTAGACGGCCAACTActttggctacttttggcctacg gaaaCCGGCAGATCCTCTTGTTCAAGGAATTCTGAGGggtttgtcgggttcgagctggaagaagccacctggccgaaaacagAAGTTCTGGTCTggggtggtgaaagaggacctgaggacactcggcgtggataggcagttcaggcgggacgtaaggtttcgcggaatatggaatagcgacgactggattgattctgtgcaagctctcgcagaagatcgagaaggttgggcagagctgtgttcaaggacgacacacctcggcgaagatgcgggtaatcgcgtcaggcaaTAA
- a CDS encoding hypothetical protein (NECATOR_CHRV.G19265.T3): MLQGKRSRFYCLCICGNKIHVRFWKLRRQLQQDRDNKWTSRAMEFEKALEDKNLRKAYALLKQYSGKIKRGHLKTLLNQQAPSAPEFEDVHRPTYAVNEEPPTESEVLVCIQKKENGKSGGDDGISSEMLKYLPLSGIRETTKIICSIWIDERIPDIRVDTPS; this comes from the exons atgctgcaagggaaacgctcccggttctattgcctttgcatctgcggaaacaaaatccacgtacgaTTCT ggaagctgcgtcgtcaactgcaacaagaccgcgataacaagtggacgtcaagagcgatggaatTTGAAAAGGCGTTGGAAGACAAGAACCTGCGGAAAGCCTAcgctttactaaaacagtacaGCGGCAAAATTAAAAG GGGACACTtgaagaccttgctgaaccagcaagcaccgtcagctcctgaattCGAGGACgttcataggccgacatatgcggttaacgaggagccaccgaccgagtcggaggttctagtctgtattcaaaaaaaagaaaatgggaaatctggtggagacgacgggattagctcagaaatgctgaaatatcttcctctgtctgggattcgtgagacgacaaagatcatctgctcaatatggatagacgaaaggatacctgacatTCGTGTAGACACGCCATCATAA
- a CDS encoding hypothetical protein (NECATOR_CHRV.G19264.T1): MRDRPVISIENYIIYCCDADENKVGCATAGRNDYKNLVEEFGSTSSRSLCAFLRLRDRKGRKLWIVSAHAPTETAEDNSKDAFYNELNALMSKIPSQ; encoded by the coding sequence atgagagatcggcccgtcatcagcatcgaaaattacatcaTATACTGctgcgatgctgatgagaacaaagtaggctGCGCGACAGCTgggaggaacgattacaagaacctggtggaggaatttggatCAACTTCGTCTAGAAGTCtctgcgcctttctacgactgcgggatcgcaaaggacgtaaactctggatcgtaagtgctcacgcacctacggaaaccgctgaggacaacagtaaggacgccttctataatgaactcaatgcgttgatgtctaaaataccaagccagtag
- a CDS encoding hypothetical protein (NECATOR_CHRV.G19265.T2) has product MGLEQQSDVLGKWYYAAERTSDNGDRLVDLCEQTGLILAFTFKRNHRRHQLTCRVSTLLTSEEQRKRKMRTLKLHLNYVLARNIPQSDIRKSRAVWDVAFDFDHRKLRRQLQQDRDNKWTSRAMEFEKALEDKNLRKAYALLKQYSGKIKRGHLKTLLNQQAPSAPEFEDVHRPTYAVNEEPPTESEVLVCIQKKENGKSGGDDGISSEMLKYLPLSGIRETTKIICSIWIDERIPDIRVDTPS; this is encoded by the exons atgggactcgaacagcaatccgatgtgctaggaaaatggtattatgcagcggagcgcacgtcggacaacggtgaccgtctggtcgacttgtgcgaacagacgggcctcatcctCGCTTttacgtttaagaggaatcatcgacgccatcagctcacgtgccGGGTGTCAACCCTTCTAACGTCTGAAGAGCAGCgtaagcggaagatgaggactcttaagcttcacctcaactacgttctggcgaggaacattcctcagtccgatatccgaaaatctagagctgtttgggacgtcgcgttcgactttgaccacc ggaagctgcgtcgtcaactgcaacaagaccgcgataacaagtggacgtcaagagcgatggaatTTGAAAAGGCGTTGGAAGACAAGAACCTGCGGAAAGCCTAcgctttactaaaacagtacaGCGGCAAAATTAAAAG GGGACACTtgaagaccttgctgaaccagcaagcaccgtcagctcctgaattCGAGGACgttcataggccgacatatgcggttaacgaggagccaccgaccgagtcggaggttctagtctgtattcaaaaaaaagaaaatgggaaatctggtggagacgacgggattagctcagaaatgctgaaatatcttcctctgtctgggattcgtgagacgacaaagatcatctgctcaatatggatagacgaaaggatacctgacatTCGTGTAGACACGCCATCATAA
- a CDS encoding hypothetical protein (NECATOR_CHRV.G19266.T1) — MEYQFVRLLDDMNQRTTAAVRTPAGCTTPFEVVTGVRQVVVAGPFLFNFTIDDIMRRTVDKRPANIILAL; from the coding sequence ATGGAGTACCAGTTCGTTCGcctgcttgatgacatgaatcagcGAACAAcagctgcagttcgaacaccagccggatgtacaacaccgtttgaggtggtaactggagtaagacaagtggtagtggcaggacccttcttgttcaatttcaccatcgacgacattatgcgaagaacagtagataaGCGTCCTGCCAATATCATTCTAGCACTATGA
- a CDS encoding hypothetical protein (NECATOR_CHRV.G19265.T1), whose translation MGLEQQSDVLGKWYYAAERTSDNGDRLVDLCEQTGLILAFTFKRNHRRHQLTCRVSTLLTSEEQRKLRRQLQQDRDNKWTSRAMEFEKALEDKNLRKAYALLKQYSGKIKRGHLKTLLNQQAPSAPEFEDVHRPTYAVNEEPPTESEVLVCIQKKENGKSGGDDGISSEMLKYLPLSGIRETTKIICSIWIDERIPDIRVDTPS comes from the exons atgggactcgaacagcaatccgatgtgctaggaaaatggtattatgcagcggagcgcacgtcggacaacggtgaccgtctggtcgacttgtgcgaacagacgggcctcatcctCGCTTttacgtttaagaggaatcatcgacgccatcagctcacgtgccGGGTGTCAACCCTTCTAACGTCTGAAGAGCAGC ggaagctgcgtcgtcaactgcaacaagaccgcgataacaagtggacgtcaagagcgatggaatTTGAAAAGGCGTTGGAAGACAAGAACCTGCGGAAAGCCTAcgctttactaaaacagtacaGCGGCAAAATTAAAAG GGGACACTtgaagaccttgctgaaccagcaagcaccgtcagctcctgaattCGAGGACgttcataggccgacatatgcggttaacgaggagccaccgaccgagtcggaggttctagtctgtattcaaaaaaaagaaaatgggaaatctggtggagacgacgggattagctcagaaatgctgaaatatcttcctctgtctgggattcgtgagacgacaaagatcatctgctcaatatggatagacgaaaggatacctgacatTCGTGTAGACACGCCATCATAA